Proteins encoded together in one Gigantopelta aegis isolate Gae_Host chromosome 8, Gae_host_genome, whole genome shotgun sequence window:
- the LOC121378905 gene encoding GTPase IMAP family member 4-like isoform X2: protein MADSKFTLPGTNQLRIILLGKTGYEKAAAGNCILGSNVFNESIFSNIETSRSRDTTINGRSVTVVITPGFCDTQRSEDEIKNELRKTVQPGRNVFLYVFPVGTRFTPEENDEFKRTSALFGDTMHDQCIMVFTHSEKLLQQRMPEEEYLADLSGTLKDIIERIKWRTVFIGNDSTTSREDQVNKLFEVIDKVYNENKFNCYTPEDHPELEKEKKPNWDMSAFKGMVQRGIRWVKQNKLCASILSVLSMGISWYLYTKRWSQSWI, encoded by the coding sequence GCACCAACCAACTGAGAATCATCTTGCTGGGAAAAACAGGATACGAAAAGGCTGCTGCTGGAAATTGTATTCTGGGATCAAATGTGTTTAACGAAAGTATATTCAGTAACATTGAGACAAGTCGGTCTCGGGACACGACGATTAACGGGAGGTCCGTAACTGTGGTTATCACTCCGGGGTTTTGTGACACACAGAGAAGTGAAGATGAAATCAAGAATGAATTGAGAAAAACAGTACAACCGGGTCGGAATGTCTTCCTCTACGTATTTCCTGTTGGCACCAGATTCACCCCAGAGGAGAATGACGAATTTAAAAGAACATCTGCCTTGTTTGGAGACACAATGCATGACCAGTGCATTATGGTGTTTACACACAGTGAGAAGCTTCTACAGCAACGTATGCCCGAGGAAGAGTATTTGGCTGATTTGAGCGGCACCCTAAAAGATATCATTGAACGAATTAAATGGCGGACAGTCTTCATTGGAAACGATTCCACAACTTCAAGGGAAGATCAAGTAAACAAACTATTTGAGGTGATCGATAAAGtgtataatgaaaataaattcaaCTGTTACACACCGGAAGATCATCCAGAattggaaaaagaaaagaaacctaATTGGGACATGAGCGCTTTCAAAGGTATGGTTCAGCGTGGAATCAGGTgggtgaaacaaaataaactctgTGCGTCCATTTTGTCCGTACTGTCAATGGGAATATCGTGGTATCTGTATACGAAACGGTGGAGCCAAAGTTGGATATAA